A region of the Cannabis sativa cultivar Pink pepper isolate KNU-18-1 chromosome 3, ASM2916894v1, whole genome shotgun sequence genome:
GGCATGGCCAAAACATCTTGTTCTTTTAGAGGgtgagaaaattaaaaaatatacaccaAAGAGAAAAAGAACCAATACAAAACAACCCCAGCCAATTCTACCCAAAACACAATCACAGCCACAACAAGAGACTAGTTTAGCTTCTTCAAGCTCTAGTGCAAGGCCACCGCAAAATTCACAAAAAGTAACATTCATAGATGATGTTCCCTCAAATCTGAAAGCTATGTGGAATGATATTATGAAAAAATCTGAATCATTTATGATTAGTGTGCCTGTGAACGAACACATATTTGGTATTAAAGAGCATAGCATAGCAGTGATTAAAGAAGATGTTCAGTTTAtggtatattttgaaaaaatcacAGCTGCTTGCATATCACTATATATGAGGTACGTACTTTACAATATAATAactattttctttcttattttatatttttaaaagccTTGTGATAATTGTAAATCATGTACATGTAGGTTTTTGTATACAATACTTGTAGAGAATGAAAGAATGcatttatttacattttttgaGCCTCAACTTTTAGCTGCAATACTAGGGAGAACACCTGATGATAGAGCTAGAGATCTTGCAAAAAGACTTGGAGAAATTATACCAGGACAACTACTCATGACAGCCTTTAATGATGGGTAAGGAAATATATTctaaacttatatatatatatatatcaattaatgtaactatataattttattttatttttttataaactaAATGTTTTATACTTGGGAGACATTGGATGTTCTTGTTGATTGACGTATCTAAAGAGATAGTATACTTTTTTGATCCCCTTGGAGGCTACATTCCTCAAGATTGTAAGAATGTTGTAGGAATGtaagtatataaattataaattttgaatttatcatcataataattaaataaatattcatttaacttttattatttgataTAGTGCATTTCAGTTGCATAACTTAGCAAAGGGCAAAAGAATGAAACAAGATTCATTACAATGGTATAATGTCAAGGTAAAATTTgcatactttatttttttatttaagtttattattAACTTAACAATATCTAacgatttctatttattatttgatatttatgTAGTGTCCTCAACAACAAGATTCAAAACATGTGGCTTTTACGTTTGCGCCATGATGAGAGATCTTGTGTTTGAACCTCAACAAAGTAGTTATATAAAATCaaaggtatattttttattttatttaagagattaaaaattttatgattCTAAGTATAAGTATGTGAAATCTCatgtatttataatatattaaatctcTTAAtacttatagttttttttttatatagtgtaaTAATCAGGATTTTTACTCAAAGGATCAACTAAATGTGGTTTGACGTGAGTGGGCAACAcatttgaataattttaaaatttagagagttaaagtttaaaatttatatatgcatattttgaactatatttttataattaattttctttaaatagaTTTGTAATTGTTATTTGTACTAATAACTCTTGAATTTGTAAACTTTAAATTAGTGTAGgttacgttttttttttctttcttatggCTTTGTGACATTtggttaattattattatggtatttattgataataagaatatactcatatataaatatatatatatatatatatatactcatataACAACACTAGTCATATAAGTGTTGCTAGTTGTCTAATTAGAAAAATTGATAAAGCaacacttaaaataaaaatgttgttataaataagttttaaaaaatgaaGTATTGTAACATTCTTAATAAAAGTGTTgccaaatattatataatagaaAAAGATTTAGCAACACTTTTAAAGTTagtgttacaattttttatttttaaagcatTAAATATTATCATAAGGCAACACTTATATAAGTGTTGTCTTATATACTAGATTTTTAGCAACAGTCTAGGAGACAACACTTTTATAAGTGTtgccttttaattttttttagttaaaaaaaagtgTTGCTAGAAGtttattttgtagtagtgatggGTGCCTAATTACAAGTCGAaagttatatgatatgttatatgcttttcttactgagtctgttgactcacagttctactttcatgtgtaggtaaaggaaaggcgataaCTGAactggagtgaacctgagctcggatgggattgtacatgtcaaagcagcccgacctggagtgttcggtctcaggacatctgggaattgtattttgatagtcgctgtgcgacctgaaaaatgtgtattttgaaatattacttttaaaagtttgaaaacgggatcccgacacttgtaaatatttaaatatattataaagtttattaattaatataaaagttttaatttgacacatttttcaagaaaactcttcgattagcaaagattgcactgtaattgaaaaagcactgtagcgtgccttagcattagggcgttacaattttggtatcagaaccgccaggtttgtctaccgaagcttgctaagacatgtacaatcttcgtCAGAGAAAGcccggttcacggttcagtaagcctgtacttgtttagtattttaaataattgtgaatgtgaaagcatgttaggaagcataatagattttaactaattaattatcttaAAGTGAATTGCCTTAAAATCCGTAAGTGCGGTAGTAAGTATGTAAATAGGTCGTTGCCTGACCAGGCTGACTTACTAACTGACAGGTTAGTCTTTTAAAATGGACACCTGGTGCATTATGGAGAGTCAGAATAAATTGGCCAGGGCTAGTAacggttggagagaatggagtCCAAGTTGTCCCCGTAACCAAGGTGAAAGTCCTTGGAGGGCTTCCGACGGGAGTGATGGTTATCAATCACAGGCTCCGTTGGATTTGGAGCAAAGATTTGTAAAAATGGAAGCTGTGATTCAACGACATGaagaagagattcagaggttgaagcAACAAAGGTCTCTTGTAGTATCTTTACCGCAAATGTCAATTATTTTTGATTCGGTATTACCAGCGAAACATGGAATGGCTAGTAATCAAGTGGAATCATTGTATGAAAAGATTGGGATCCATGAATGTTCAGTCTTTCAGGGGGATTCAAATATGAAGAACGCTTCTTGGGCTGAAAGCCCTGAGGAAATTATTGTGAGACCTCAGGAGATTATGGCAGAGGGTCAAGATGTCACCTGCCTGATTCCAGATTATGGTGGAAGTGGTAGGAGCTCCATGATTGAGCGGAAGAGGAAACCTACGTCATCAGTGGTGGGTTTAAGACAGAAAAAGCGGTTCCGAAGGTTTCAAGGCAAaagaggacgccagggttattcttaccctgagtgcccacGTTGCATGAAACACCATCCCGGAGAATGTAACCGAAAAGTATGTTTTCAATGTGGTATGGTTGGGCATTTTAAGAGAAATTGCCCACAGGTGGAGAAAGTAGAGCAAGAGCAGGAAGCGATGTTTGTTCCTACTCCGGTGTATGCTAATGTTCAAGCTGATGACGCAGTGAGCTCTTCTGTGGTGGCTGGTCAGCTCCCTGTAAACGACTTCTTTTATTTTGTGttgtttgattcgggagctacacgttcatacaTAGTTATGTGAATAAATAATCTTTTAGGGtaaggccttgtgatattttggaaagagggtttggaaccctaatgcctagtggTGAGTTGGTTGTCTCTAATAGGCGTATTAGGTCTATGCtggttaggatcgaagataggaaGTTGAGCGTTGACCTTATAAAATTGGAATTAAttgagtttgacattatactgggaatggattttctgtccaagtgttcggccagtatagattgtaagtagaaaatggtgacttttcagccgaaggtgaagatccatttgtttaggATGGATCAGACCAGGGGTCTTGGATCTCGGTTATCTTTGTattaagggttagagatttacTATGCAGTGACTGTGTAGAACTTCTAGCAGTAGTAATTAATATCAGCAGACCCGAAACATTTGCGCCTGAGGCAGTCAGGgcggtgaaagattttcttgatgtattTTCCGAGAAGTTGCTGGGGTTGCCGCGTCACCACAACAAGAAATTGATTTCATAATTGATATGGCACCTGGAGTTGATCCTGTTTCTAAAgttccatatagaatggctccagcaagACTCAAGGAgtttaagttgcaacttcaggggatgcttgggTTTATTTGActcagtgtatcgccctggggagctctggTTCTGTTTGtcaaaaaaagaaagatggttccctcagaatgtgtattgattattggGAATAAACAAACTGATGATTAgaataagtacccgttgcccagaattGACGATCTGTTTGAACAGCTTTAGGGAAAGGCAGTATTTTCGAAGAATGATTTGCGATCTtattatcatcaactcagagtTCGAGGAGAGGActtaccgaagactgcttttagaaccagatatggacactatgagtttctggtaatatcattcggattgactaatgctcctgcggcctttatggatcttttgaatagagtattcaagaatttcctcgataactgcgttatagtgtttatcgatgacatttttGTATACTCCCAATCAGAAGAGGAGTACGAGCATCGTCTTcgaatgatatttcagcgacttagggatcataagttgtatgcaaagttccAAAAGTGCGTTGTTTGAGGTGGCCTttttgggtcatattgttgggaagaatagAATTagggttgatccaaacaaggtgaagaattggccgaggccaagtctgtgacagaagtttgaagttttctcggtttagcaggATATTATCGACGATTTGTCGAAGGATTCTCTgaaatttctatgcccctaaccgaattgaccaagaaaaaacagagatttgtgtggtcagataagtgtgaaacaagtttcCTGGAGTAGAAGTAACGTTTGATAATAGATCCGGTTTTAGCTTTGTCATCAGATCcagagaaatttgtagtttattgtgatgcatcctgATAAGGTTtaggatgtgttctgatgcaagctaatAGAGTCATAGTTTATGCTTTTTGTCAACTAAAAGATTATGTGCAACACTATTCAACTCATGAGTTAGGTCATGCTGCGGTGGTTTTGTTTTTAAGATTTCACGACATCATCTTTATggtaaaagtgtgagatttatattgATCATAAGAGTTTCAAGTACTTTGTCACCCAGAAGAATTTAAACATGAGGTAGAGAAGATGGCTGGatttggttaaggactacgatagTGAGATTTtatatcaccccgggaaggccaaCGATGGGGCCGATGCGTTGAGTAGAAAGAATTGCAGGCAAGTTTGTACTACTGTTCTGATAGCCCTTAACTAGCCTCTGAAATGGTTAACGCAGGGATTGAATTCGTAGTTGGAAAGTTACACAGTTTAACGCTTCAATCTGATCGATTAGAAAGAATCAGAAAAGCGCAATTGGAATATCCTAATCTAGTTGAGGTTCGAGACGATGTAATAGTCAGTTGACCTAAAGACTTTTtagtctcgaacagtggaatgttgttatttaAAGCTCGAGTAGACATCTCAAATGTTGAAGAAATCAAGAaggagatacttgatgaagctcataccGCATCTTACTCATtgcatccaggaaccaccaaaatgtatcaggatttaaaaccctatttttggtggtatgggatgaaaagagaagtGGTGGATTATGTGTTCaggtgtttaacctgccagcaaattAAAGCTGAACACCAGAGGCCGGTAGGGTTACTGCAATCTTTAGTCCTTCctaaatggaagtgggaggacattgtaATGGATTTTATAATTGGAATacctagaactacgggaatgtatgattcagtaagGGTCATCATGGACAGATTCATAAATCAGCTCACTCTCTACTAGtgagagttacatattcagtgggtcagtacgctgaattgtatgtgaaggaaatAGTTCgcctccatggagcccctaaatctattgggTTAGATAGGATTCCAAAGTTCATATCGAAGtgttgggtgagtcttcagaaggctatgggtatcaagttaaagtttagtacagcctttcaccctcaaacTCATGGTTAGTCGGAaagaacaattcagatattggaagacTTATTGTGAGCCTGTGTCATGAACTTGAgagttcatggagtaagtacttgcttTTAACAGAGTACTATAGGAATGGCTTCCTACGAAatattatatggtagaaaatgtcgtttccctattcattgggacgagattGGAGAAAgaaagtacttgggtccagaattaATACAGAGGACCACTGAGGCTATtgataaaattaaagatttggatgcttgcttctcaaagcaggcagaaagtTTTGATAACCTGAAgtgcagagatgttacattttagacaggggaacatgttttatGCGGGTTTCactaatgaagggtattaggtgCTTCGGAaggaagggtaagttaagccttaggttcattgggccagttcagatacttgagaaggtcgggcaggtagggtatcggctagccttaccaccagcattgttGGTTGTTCATGACATATTTCTTATTtccatgttaaggaaatacgtgtcagacccgactcatatcttgagttatgaagcccttgaactgcaatcagacttatcctatAAAGAACAACCTATTCAAATTCGAAACAAGACTATTGTTCTGATTAAGTGCTCTGGAAGAAtagtaaggtggaggaagccacctaggaATTGGAGTCTAATGTGAGGACTCAAcatatccagagctattcaagttagatttcgaggacgaaatcgttttaacggggggataattgtaaagaccgccttaataaattggattagaaaaggcaattagcactaatttctattattttattattatttatgaatttaattattttggaccccaatatttagaaataaatattagagttgtaat
Encoded here:
- the LOC115715172 gene encoding uncharacterized protein LOC115715172, with the protein product MKALEEKSHGHQGFSTDIEAHFSPNIVQEREDEDIANDHVQEENVEHSVEDKNDYPNFLQDESNYPNLVQDASFIDVIVTPNEGTCSRLDLENLIDKQATRCVLLDSIHRKVAKGIIRQAAEVHNKPLEENDYRIEVNELLIPDALIPNAIDPDEIYLVKHVFKSYVAWPKHLVLLEGEKIKKYTPKRKRTNTKQPQPILPKTQSQPQQETSLASSSSSARPPQNSQKVTFIDDVPSNLKAMWNDIMKKSESFMISVPVNEHIFGIKEHSIAVIKEDVQFMVYFEKITAACISLYMRFLYTILVENERMHLFTFFEPQLLAAILGRTPDDRARDLAKRLGEIIPGQLLMTAFNDG